From one Armatimonadota bacterium genomic stretch:
- a CDS encoding aminopeptidase, with translation MAVAVSLRESVRTVVRTCARVQPGEVVVVACDTQTQRIAEAIAEAVREVGAEPVLVTMLPRAAHGNDPPAPVGAAMKAAHVVIQPVTYAMTHTDATREALQAGARVLVLRGVTEEIMTHGAMLADYDRIDRVTREVARRLTAAERVRVRTPAGTDLVMSVAGRRAIALTGRVGGPGTFAAMPDGEAAIAPVEGTAEGTLVVEHTMDNLGRLDAPIRMTVRAGRVVAIEGGASAEALRRLVAEADEHATNIAEFAIGTNDRARLIGSMTEDKKVAGSVHVAIGDNHVIGGVVTSQLHLDGLLLRPTVELDGEVVVRDGRLLVEPSEAAGAEGRA, from the coding sequence ATGGCCGTCGCCGTCTCGTTGCGTGAGAGCGTCCGCACCGTCGTCCGCACCTGCGCGCGGGTCCAGCCCGGCGAAGTCGTCGTGGTGGCCTGCGACACCCAGACGCAGCGGATCGCCGAGGCCATCGCCGAGGCGGTGCGCGAGGTGGGCGCGGAGCCGGTGCTGGTGACCATGCTGCCGCGCGCCGCCCACGGCAACGACCCCCCCGCCCCCGTGGGCGCGGCCATGAAGGCGGCCCATGTGGTCATCCAGCCGGTCACCTACGCCATGACCCACACCGACGCCACCCGCGAGGCGCTCCAGGCGGGCGCGCGGGTGCTGGTGCTGCGCGGGGTCACCGAGGAGATCATGACCCACGGCGCCATGCTGGCCGACTACGACCGCATCGACCGGGTGACCCGCGAGGTGGCGCGGCGCCTCACCGCCGCCGAGCGCGTGCGCGTGCGCACCCCGGCGGGGACCGACCTGGTGATGAGCGTGGCCGGCCGCCGCGCCATCGCCCTCACCGGCCGGGTGGGGGGGCCCGGCACCTTCGCCGCCATGCCGGACGGCGAGGCGGCCATCGCCCCCGTGGAGGGCACTGCCGAGGGGACGCTGGTCGTCGAGCACACCATGGACAACCTGGGGCGTCTGGACGCACCCATCCGCATGACGGTGCGGGCGGGGCGCGTGGTGGCCATCGAGGGCGGGGCTTCGGCGGAGGCGCTGCGCCGCCTGGTCGCCGAGGCCGACGAGCACGCCACCAACATCGCCGAGTTCGCCATCGGCACCAACGACCGGGCCCGGCTCATCGGCTCGATGACGGAGGACAAGAAGGTGGCGGGCTCGGTGCACGTGGCCATCGGGGACAACCACGTCATCGGCGGGGTGGTGACGAGCCAGCTCCACCTGGACGGGCTGCTGCTGCGGCCGACGGTCGAGCTGGACGGCGAGGTGGTGGTGCGGGACGGCCGCCTCCTCGTCGAGCCGTCCGAGGCGGCGGGTGCGGAGGGGCGGGCATGA